TAGATCAGCTGACAAAAAAAGCTTTTTCAACCTTATTTTTCAGATTAAAATCCGCTGTTTCACTGGCGGATGCGCCTGTTTTTCATCAAGGGTCAGTCCATCCAGCAACCACCGGAAACTTCTTTCAGTCACAACAATGGAAGGGGCGCCACTTTTTTCCGGCCACTGGAAACAGCCGTTTTCCAGACGTTTATAATGAATCCAGAAGCCGGTCTGATCCCATACCAGGATTTTAATCAGATTCCTGCGTTTATTGCAGAATGCAAACAGGTGCATGGAAAAGGGATCTTCTTTCAGAACTTCCCTGACAATCAGGGACAGTCCATCGATACTTTTTCTGAGATCGGTGGCTCCCAGAGCTATATGCACATTTCCGGAGTTGAGGCCTGTCAACATGGATCAGGCCTTTCTGATTGCGCTAATTATATTTGTAAGATGATTCTCTGAAAATTCAGGCGGTATCATAACAACCACATCTGAAATCCGGATTTCTATTACTTTTGGGGTTCCAGATAAAGGTTTTTTAAATGATATTTCCGGCGCAATAACAATTCCGGCAAAGTTGACTGTTTCTTCGGCAAACTCCTGGGGTTCCAGATCATTTAGATCCCGGTTTGCTTTGCTGATTCTCAGTTTCCAGTATCGGAATGCACTCAAAGCAAGATTATTCTTTTCGCACCACTGCCGCTGCGTCAGTCCACTTGCCAATTGTGCTTTGATCCGCTCTTCCCAGAGTATCCGATTTTCACTTTTCTCCATAAAAAATACAATCCTTCCTTTAATAGTTTGAAAGAATTGTATCAGTTTTTTTATTTGGTTGGTATGTGGTCTGTAATTGACGCTTACAAATAAATGCCAGATTTAGTCAGGAAATTAAGGGATTATTTTGTGTCAATGGTCTACTAAAACAAAAAAACAAAAGCAAGGAATCAGTCACAGACAATTCCTTGCTTTCTTAATCGAGCGCTAAACTCGTTTTATATTGAAATGGTGACCCATGGGCGACTTGAACGCCCGACACCCTGATTAAAAGTCAGATGCTCTACCAACTGAGCTAATGGGTCATGAATGTATTTAATTTTTGATCGTCTTCAGCCGGACGCACAAGCACTTTGTCTGCCTGACTTAGCGATTCACACAAAAATGTTCACTCCTGTCGTCGTGCATTTTTGGTTCTCTGCTTATACCAACTGAGCTAATGGGTCATATATTAAAAATGGTGGGAGAAGA
This genomic interval from Eubacteriaceae bacterium ES3 contains the following:
- the tnpB gene encoding IS66 family insertion sequence element accessory protein TnpB (TnpB, as the term is used for proteins encoded by IS66 family insertion elements, is considered an accessory protein, since TnpC, encoded by a neighboring gene, is a DDE family transposase.), with translation MLTGLNSGNVHIALGATDLRKSIDGLSLIVREVLKEDPFSMHLFAFCNKRRNLIKILVWDQTGFWIHYKRLENGCFQWPEKSGAPSIVVTERSFRWLLDGLTLDEKQAHPPVKQRILI